Proteins found in one Pseudomonas marvdashtae genomic segment:
- a CDS encoding preQ0 transporter, with the protein MLFLLAYISSVVLINFAFSAAPHLDIIWSAWGGLVFILRDMVQTRFGHGAIVAMLAALVLSYVTSDPTIALASATAFAVSECIDWLVFTITKRPLHDRLWISSALSIPIDTFIFFGLIDALTPAVVITALLSKFAGVTAVWLIMAWRLRKQAIAG; encoded by the coding sequence ATGCTTTTCCTGCTCGCCTACATCAGCAGCGTCGTGCTGATCAACTTCGCGTTTTCCGCCGCGCCGCACCTGGACATCATCTGGTCGGCCTGGGGCGGCCTGGTGTTTATCCTGCGGGACATGGTGCAGACGCGTTTCGGTCATGGCGCCATCGTGGCGATGCTGGCGGCGCTGGTGTTGTCCTATGTCACCTCGGACCCGACCATTGCCCTGGCCAGCGCCACGGCGTTTGCGGTGTCCGAGTGCATCGACTGGCTGGTGTTCACGATCACCAAGCGCCCGCTCCATGACCGGTTGTGGATCAGTTCGGCCCTGAGCATCCCCATCGACACGTTCATTTTCTTCGGCCTGATCGACGCCCTCACGCCCGCCGTGGTGATCACTGCCCTGCTCTCGAAATTCGCAGGGGTGACGGCCGTTTGGCTGATCATGGCCTGGCGTCTGCGCAAACAGGCCATCGCCGGCTGA
- a CDS encoding siderophore-interacting protein, whose product MTAVDPNTIHRVSHEIKRRRLQVLRVEDLTPRMRRITVGGPELAGFVSLGTDDHVKLLFPQNAEEQAALEHFSPSPSIDKAQGPMPPMRDYTPRRYDLDSLELDIDFVLHGDGPAATWAAQAAPGQSLYIAGPRGSMVVPDIFDSYLLIGDETALPAIARRLEGLAPNRRALVVVEVENGAEQQILQSPAQVHVIWVLREGRQDNLLRTVQQLDMPGGKLYAWVATESKVSRQIRKVLLEEKGLDQDFVKAVGYWKLDDSEED is encoded by the coding sequence ATGACCGCAGTCGATCCAAACACCATTCACCGTGTCAGCCACGAGATCAAGCGCCGTCGCCTGCAAGTGTTGCGGGTCGAGGACCTGACCCCACGCATGCGCCGCATCACCGTCGGCGGGCCGGAGCTGGCCGGGTTCGTCAGCCTGGGCACGGACGATCACGTGAAGTTGCTGTTCCCGCAGAACGCCGAGGAACAGGCCGCCCTGGAACACTTCAGCCCCAGCCCCAGCATCGACAAGGCCCAGGGCCCGATGCCCCCGATGCGCGACTACACCCCGCGCCGCTATGACCTGGACAGCCTGGAACTGGACATCGATTTCGTGCTCCATGGCGACGGCCCGGCCGCGACCTGGGCGGCCCAGGCGGCGCCAGGGCAATCCCTCTACATCGCCGGGCCACGGGGCTCGATGGTCGTGCCGGACATCTTCGACAGCTACCTGCTGATCGGTGATGAAACCGCCCTGCCCGCCATCGCCCGCCGCCTCGAAGGCCTGGCACCCAACCGGCGGGCCCTGGTGGTGGTGGAGGTGGAAAACGGCGCCGAGCAGCAGATTCTCCAGAGCCCGGCGCAGGTGCATGTGATCTGGGTATTGCGTGAAGGCCGCCAGGACAACCTGCTGCGCACCGTGCAACAGCTGGACATGCCCGGCGGTAAGCTGTACGCCTGGGTCGCGACCGAGAGCAAGGTGTCGCGGCAGATTCGCAAGGTGTTGCTGGAGGAGAAAGGCCTGGACCAGGACTTTGTGAAGGCGGTGGGGTACTGGAAGCTGGATGACAGCGAGGAAGATTGA
- a CDS encoding PadR family transcriptional regulator, whose translation MNALYSHSDASSKHEQDGFERRPTGSRGSRAPRVFAAGDLKVLLLALIAEQPCHGYDLIRRIEYMFEGAYSPSPGVIYPTLAFLELNAMISCGVEDGKKCYSVTDAGRLSLEEQAEALDEVRTRIEISKRALRGHDRPPQIQEAVYNLRHALQKHRGHWSPEEIQRVRDLLDATAKAIIDGPDRPPVLESSQ comes from the coding sequence ATGAACGCCCTTTATTCTCATTCCGACGCTTCCTCCAAACACGAACAAGACGGTTTCGAACGACGTCCCACAGGCTCACGTGGCAGCCGAGCCCCTCGGGTCTTCGCCGCCGGTGACTTGAAAGTGTTGTTGCTGGCGCTGATTGCCGAACAGCCGTGCCACGGCTATGACCTGATCCGCCGGATCGAGTACATGTTCGAGGGCGCCTATAGCCCCAGCCCCGGCGTCATCTACCCGACCCTGGCCTTCCTGGAACTGAACGCCATGATCAGTTGCGGCGTCGAAGATGGAAAAAAGTGCTACAGCGTGACCGATGCCGGACGTCTATCCCTTGAGGAGCAGGCCGAAGCGCTGGATGAGGTGCGTACGCGCATTGAAATCAGCAAGCGCGCGTTGCGCGGCCATGACCGCCCCCCGCAAATCCAGGAAGCGGTGTATAACCTGCGCCATGCCTTGCAAAAGCATCGTGGCCACTGGAGCCCGGAAGAAATCCAGCGAGTGCGCGACCTGCTCGACGCCACCGCCAAAGCCATCATCGACGGCCCCGACCGTCCCCCTGTTTTGGAGTCAAGCCAATGA
- a CDS encoding CS1 type fimbrial major subunit: MLKQLVSGTALVAATLGSSVAFAVDDARSSIHITANIPTQQFHVQPRNPDFGKDEIMTYNTVSGTLTSLRQTFDVRNTDGSVHAYIEGGPAALYNGSNSIDLTTAFNGITLTATPQEVVDDATSTPGTQADMTIIAAKPLATQNGLYTADMTVIFDAVPRP, encoded by the coding sequence ATGCTCAAACAACTCGTATCCGGTACTGCCCTGGTCGCCGCTACCCTGGGTTCTTCGGTGGCGTTCGCTGTCGATGATGCACGCTCCTCCATCCACATCACCGCGAACATCCCGACCCAGCAGTTCCACGTGCAGCCGCGCAACCCAGACTTCGGTAAAGATGAAATCATGACCTACAACACGGTCAGCGGCACCTTGACGTCGCTGCGCCAGACCTTCGATGTGAGGAACACCGACGGTTCGGTCCATGCCTACATCGAAGGTGGCCCGGCAGCGTTGTACAACGGCAGCAACTCCATCGACCTGACCACCGCTTTCAACGGCATCACCCTGACGGCCACGCCTCAGGAAGTGGTGGACGATGCGACCTCCACGCCAGGTACCCAGGCTGACATGACCATCATCGCGGCCAAGCCTCTGGCTACCCAGAATGGTCTGTACACCGCCGACATGACCGTGATCTTCGACGCCGTGCCGCGCCCGTGA
- a CDS encoding CS1-pili formation C-terminal domain-containing protein, protein MFPMTPIAGALALCLCATALAAPTAPGTTPRSLLSQAKGLPAEFEAHFFDVPLAVRIELNQQYLGEAMVVLTRDDRITLLEFTDTQDSTIKAVDREQWEQRLKQGQALGACETNCTGGLLAVHYSLENSLVSILTQDVERATETKRFYDQPEGGSLGLILNNQLNINGGQEQDAGGRYGLNASSSLGNWSQSLDLQLSRLGGPDDKIYHAVHELYTQREMEGNFFRLGYFTPSSDGLNRQIRSFGANPDTALGVMYGSSDSLVIDNPKPSVYPIYVTASRQASVEIYRNGLLINTQAVSAGLQSLDTRPLPGGIYEVEVRLVEDGQTSATSQELVYKPNNWNSTEDRWRYNLFAGRETRLWSNWEDQPSGFNTAGLGVNYLLHPRVILGASTRQVQDKLQVGTSVDWTLASSTSLYANVYQTQQYGTGLDLQGLYSYGNGSVVASHNRSWLDTRNTYETLPDGTRIRQRNVFVGQTSNSSLSVNHRLSNKTSLNGRLAYSEGNVQGTGLDLGWTQRGQLRGSDANWRLSVFDRPGTSSTGDKRNRGLDLSVSVALGGPGEYWSGSIGTRTSRDGERDNNASLSYRRSLEDHVLQSVSGTVLADTYGVGLSGLASFETDSLFGDGFVQRSSYNDNLTGGLNLTSTVAVGGQKAAITGVPQGRGAGMIVDVETDLDGVALRADDLTGGSTLLRAGRNFVPITAYKNSMVTFDFEGVHPPAANIEPSRTRYHLNKGGVDYRRIQVMRTVTVLGRLLDDQGQPLKGHHVINHASRGISEVDGFFSMEMNAGSPTLEVRYGNELFCRFRLDPDSASSEGDVLMIGDLRCTPDTLADTAVAEVGAKQRS, encoded by the coding sequence ATGTTTCCGATGACACCCATCGCAGGTGCGCTCGCGCTATGTTTGTGTGCGACTGCATTGGCCGCGCCAACCGCCCCCGGTACGACGCCAAGAAGCCTGTTGTCCCAGGCCAAGGGCCTGCCGGCGGAGTTTGAAGCCCACTTCTTCGATGTGCCTCTCGCGGTTCGTATTGAACTCAATCAACAGTATCTCGGTGAAGCCATGGTGGTCTTGACGCGGGATGATCGCATCACCCTGCTGGAATTTACCGACACGCAAGACAGCACGATAAAAGCCGTCGACCGCGAACAATGGGAACAGCGCCTCAAGCAGGGACAAGCATTGGGCGCGTGCGAAACCAACTGCACTGGCGGGTTGCTGGCCGTGCACTACAGCCTCGAAAACTCATTGGTGTCGATCCTGACCCAGGACGTCGAGCGCGCAACTGAAACCAAGCGTTTCTACGATCAACCGGAAGGCGGCAGCCTCGGCCTGATCCTCAATAACCAACTCAATATCAATGGCGGCCAGGAACAGGACGCCGGCGGACGTTATGGCCTCAACGCCAGTTCCAGCCTGGGCAACTGGAGCCAGTCGCTCGACCTCCAGCTCTCACGCCTCGGCGGGCCGGATGACAAGATTTACCACGCCGTCCATGAGCTCTATACACAACGGGAAATGGAAGGAAATTTTTTTCGCCTGGGTTATTTCACGCCAAGCTCCGATGGCTTGAATCGGCAGATCCGTTCGTTCGGCGCCAATCCGGATACCGCGCTGGGGGTAATGTACGGCAGTTCCGACAGCCTGGTGATCGACAATCCCAAACCCAGCGTCTACCCCATCTATGTCACCGCCAGCCGTCAGGCGTCGGTGGAAATCTATCGCAACGGCTTGCTGATCAATACCCAGGCCGTCAGCGCGGGCTTGCAGAGCCTGGACACCCGGCCCTTGCCCGGCGGCATCTATGAGGTTGAAGTACGGCTGGTCGAGGACGGGCAAACGTCCGCCACCAGCCAAGAGCTTGTCTACAAGCCCAACAATTGGAACAGCACCGAAGACCGCTGGCGCTATAACCTGTTTGCCGGGCGGGAAACCCGCCTCTGGAGCAACTGGGAAGACCAGCCCTCGGGTTTCAACACGGCAGGGCTGGGCGTCAATTACCTGCTGCATCCTCGAGTGATTCTCGGCGCCTCCACACGCCAGGTGCAGGATAAATTGCAAGTTGGCACCTCGGTGGACTGGACGCTCGCCAGCAGCACCAGCCTGTACGCCAACGTCTACCAGACTCAGCAGTACGGCACCGGCTTGGATTTGCAAGGCCTGTACAGCTACGGCAACGGCAGCGTCGTCGCCAGCCACAACCGCAGTTGGCTCGACACCCGCAACACCTACGAGACCCTGCCGGACGGCACCCGTATTCGCCAGCGCAACGTGTTCGTCGGCCAGACCAGCAACTCGTCGCTGTCGGTCAATCATCGCTTGAGTAACAAGACCTCCCTCAACGGACGGCTGGCCTACAGCGAAGGCAATGTCCAGGGCACCGGTCTGGACCTGGGCTGGACCCAGCGCGGCCAATTGCGTGGCAGCGATGCCAACTGGCGACTGTCGGTATTCGACCGTCCGGGCACGTCGAGCACGGGCGACAAGCGCAATCGCGGCCTGGACCTGAGCGTCAGCGTGGCCTTGGGCGGGCCGGGCGAGTATTGGTCGGGCAGCATCGGCACCCGCACCTCCCGCGATGGCGAGCGGGACAACAATGCCTCGCTGTCGTATCGCCGCAGCCTGGAGGACCACGTACTGCAAAGCGTTTCCGGCACGGTGCTGGCCGACACTTATGGCGTGGGCCTGTCCGGCCTCGCCAGCTTCGAGACCGATTCACTGTTCGGCGATGGCTTCGTCCAGCGCTCGTCCTACAACGACAACCTCACCGGCGGCCTGAACTTGACCAGCACAGTAGCCGTGGGCGGCCAGAAAGCGGCGATCACTGGCGTACCCCAAGGGCGCGGCGCGGGCATGATCGTCGACGTGGAAACCGACTTGGACGGGGTCGCCCTGCGCGCCGACGACTTGACGGGTGGCAGCACCCTGCTGCGCGCTGGCCGTAACTTCGTGCCGATCACCGCTTACAAGAACAGCATGGTGACGTTCGATTTCGAGGGTGTTCATCCACCGGCGGCCAACATCGAGCCGTCGCGTACCCGGTATCACTTGAACAAGGGTGGCGTGGACTATCGCAGGATTCAGGTCATGCGCACGGTCACCGTGCTCGGACGTTTGCTGGATGACCAGGGGCAACCCCTAAAGGGCCATCACGTGATCAACCACGCCAGCCGTGGCATCAGTGAGGTGGATGGGTTCTTCTCGATGGAAATGAACGCCGGTTCGCCGACCTTGGAAGTGCGCTACGGCAACGAATTGTTCTGCCGCTTCCGCCTCGACCCGGACAGTGCGAGCAGTGAAGGCGATGTGCTGATGATCGGGGATTTGCGTTGCACGCCGGATACCTTGGCCGATACGGCGGTTGCCGAGGTCGGAGCGAAACAACGCTCATGA
- a CDS encoding molecular chaperone, which translates to MKHLLAWIGFCLFCSVAQAGPQIGVGVVYDYLDGDKSTYMKRVFNGGTSTAFVKVNILEIIYNQDGTYQEVPLQSQASATAKDGLMASPARLIVPANGMQGTRLLFMGNRDKERYFRVRFVPVVPEAEDEFAVSAEEREAYKKERVAAGVKVLAGYGTVFFVRPKNTRFETVIDDSAARYSMRNNGNSVLIIDEFKDCVAKKENDCRPTTKHHVMAGRSFSFDKEAGREYRFTLIEGGKEKNVEIKG; encoded by the coding sequence ATGAAACATTTATTGGCATGGATCGGATTCTGTCTGTTTTGCAGCGTGGCCCAGGCCGGGCCGCAGATTGGTGTCGGGGTGGTCTACGACTACCTCGATGGTGACAAAAGCACCTACATGAAACGCGTGTTCAACGGCGGGACGTCCACGGCCTTCGTCAAGGTCAACATCCTGGAAATTATCTATAACCAGGACGGCACCTATCAGGAAGTGCCCTTGCAGAGCCAGGCCAGCGCCACAGCCAAGGACGGCCTGATGGCCAGTCCGGCGCGGCTGATCGTCCCGGCCAATGGCATGCAGGGTACGCGGTTGCTGTTCATGGGCAACCGCGACAAGGAGCGTTACTTCCGCGTTCGTTTCGTGCCGGTGGTGCCGGAAGCCGAGGACGAGTTCGCGGTCAGTGCCGAGGAACGTGAAGCGTACAAAAAGGAGCGCGTGGCAGCGGGAGTCAAGGTCCTGGCGGGCTACGGCACGGTGTTTTTCGTGCGGCCCAAGAATACCCGTTTCGAGACGGTGATCGATGACAGCGCCGCTCGTTATTCGATGCGCAACAACGGCAATAGCGTGTTGATCATCGATGAGTTCAAGGACTGTGTCGCGAAGAAAGAAAACGATTGCCGGCCAACCACCAAGCATCACGTCATGGCCGGCCGTAGTTTTTCCTTCGATAAAGAAGCGGGGCGTGAATACCGCTTCACGCTGATCGAGGGTGGCAAGGAAAAAAACGTCGAGATCAAGGGGTGA
- a CDS encoding CS1 type fimbrial major subunit: MFKTLARPLALTVLMLPWGPVWGAVERETFELYVTIPTVDFYVLPLDPQLVQREQRLPFSTITNELSPLRATYEVKNSNGSIGARLGEEAYLSNGRDRIDLRVTFNNVELSLDSTQVVSANEARPGRQVPLVIAAIKPDDEYKPGDYYGTVHMVFDAVAP; the protein is encoded by the coding sequence ATGTTCAAGACACTGGCAAGACCCCTCGCGTTGACCGTCCTGATGCTGCCGTGGGGGCCGGTCTGGGGAGCAGTCGAGCGGGAAACTTTCGAGCTCTACGTGACCATCCCGACGGTTGATTTCTATGTGCTGCCGCTCGACCCGCAACTGGTCCAGCGTGAGCAACGCTTGCCTTTCAGCACTATCACCAATGAGCTCAGCCCGTTGCGGGCGACCTACGAGGTGAAGAACAGCAACGGTTCCATCGGCGCGCGCCTGGGGGAAGAGGCGTATTTGTCCAATGGCCGTGACCGCATTGATTTGCGCGTGACGTTCAACAACGTTGAGTTGAGCCTGGACTCGACTCAGGTGGTATCGGCCAACGAGGCCAGGCCTGGGCGTCAGGTGCCGTTGGTCATTGCCGCCATTAAGCCCGATGACGAATACAAGCCGGGGGATTACTACGGCACGGTGCATATGGTTTTTGATGCCGTTGCGCCGTAG
- a CDS encoding CS1 type fimbrial major subunit: MLKKLLCATVLGAGAMNGSLVFAADDARAAIHITANIPNQQFHVQPRDPEFGKDEVMQYDPITDRLRNLRHTYDVKNTEGSVHAYIEGGPAWLSSGSAKINLNVSFNNKFLHGFPQEVVDDATSTPGTQVEMVIGADRYLDGNPPGLYTGNFTVIFDAVPRVAL, translated from the coding sequence ATGCTTAAAAAATTACTCTGCGCGACTGTATTGGGTGCCGGTGCCATGAATGGCTCTTTGGTATTCGCTGCCGACGACGCGCGCGCGGCGATTCATATCACTGCGAACATTCCGAACCAGCAGTTTCATGTGCAGCCGCGGGATCCGGAGTTTGGCAAGGACGAAGTGATGCAATATGACCCCATCACAGATCGTTTAAGAAATTTGCGCCATACCTATGATGTAAAGAACACCGAAGGCTCCGTGCATGCCTATATCGAGGGAGGTCCGGCTTGGCTCAGCAGCGGGTCAGCCAAGATTAACCTCAATGTGTCATTCAATAACAAGTTCCTGCACGGCTTCCCTCAGGAGGTCGTGGATGATGCTACGTCCACGCCGGGCACCCAGGTGGAGATGGTTATTGGCGCCGACAGATATCTTGATGGGAATCCACCAGGCCTGTACACCGGGAACTTCACGGTCATCTTCGACGCGGTGCCTCGCGTAGCGCTCTGA
- a CDS encoding transglycosylase domain-containing protein encodes MGALWQTDSNKPVVPTERMEEAPLPQKKRRARHGWRAFWLLLLIIVVVVGLAAAKEMRTSRFQARELSKYAESLSYSVQPGPSDAIVYPGAGPFDRRLGYSALGEFIPRLLKRDYVIEAQTRFSPDLMDYVNKGLFVPYAEKIQAGLTITDCRAAPVYQFKYPQQLYANFEAIPPVVVQSLLFIENRFLLDPKQPLANPAVDWPRFGMAAWSQVAKLLSLPGQSAGGSTLATQLEKYRHSPEGLTVSGGEKIRQMISASVRAYQAGPQTLEARQRIIRDYLNSVPLSAVPGHGEVHGMAEGLRVWYGADFKRANERLFSTATDPKSLAEKGLALREMLSLMIAQRRPSHYLSKGRDELARLTDSHIRLLAQNGVIDGALSEAALAGKVSYRDWVQDPTVQPNETNKGISAARSRVAALLNRPLYDLDRLDLSATSTLQSDLQAQATEYLKRLADPAFAAEIGLMGERLLTPTSTTQVRYSFTLLELTPDGSRVRVQTDNTDQPFDINEGSKLELGSTAKLRVLTTYLQIIAELHERYAQQTPAALKKTEIAEQDRLSRWAVDYLIENTDRSLPKMLEAALDRTYSASPGEAFFTGGGLHTFHNFRREDDGRIPTLRDSLRESINLPFIRLMRDLVRYTTYAGPNNSSELLKDDKDPRRQEYLAQFADREGTSFLLKFWKRYQKKDTAQRLETFLDGMRPTAIRLAAVHRYFFPNDSQESFNRFVRAHLKSAKGAGKLTDERLERLYQSYGPGAYDLPDQGFIAKVHPLDLWLMGYLLNNPEAKFSQIVKASQFERQEVYSWLFKSRHKSARDSRIRTMLEIEAFLDIHQRWQQVGYPFDHLVPSLATAIGSSGDRPAALAELVGTILNDGVRRPALRVDSLQFAVDTPYETRLVSNPENGKRVMPVEVARALRSALSQVVDAGTAKRVAGSFKLADGTPLAMGGKTGTGDNRIEAVGSGGRVISSKSINRTATFVFYIGDNHFGTLTAFVPGASAQNFKFTSALPVQVLKGMAPFLSPYLQPGTHTQCKPLVAKQ; translated from the coding sequence ATGGGCGCTTTGTGGCAAACCGATTCGAACAAACCTGTGGTCCCGACTGAACGTATGGAAGAAGCACCTTTACCTCAAAAAAAACGCCGCGCACGGCATGGCTGGCGGGCATTCTGGTTGTTGCTGCTGATTATCGTCGTGGTGGTCGGCCTGGCGGCGGCCAAGGAAATGCGCACGTCGCGGTTCCAGGCCCGGGAGCTCAGCAAATACGCCGAGTCCCTGAGCTATTCGGTGCAGCCGGGGCCCAGCGATGCCATCGTCTACCCGGGCGCAGGCCCGTTCGACCGGCGCCTGGGCTACAGCGCCCTGGGGGAATTTATCCCGCGCCTGCTCAAGCGTGATTATGTGATCGAGGCCCAGACCCGTTTTTCCCCGGACTTGATGGATTACGTCAACAAAGGCCTGTTCGTGCCCTACGCGGAAAAGATCCAGGCTGGGCTGACCATCACCGACTGCCGCGCCGCACCGGTGTATCAGTTCAAGTACCCGCAACAACTGTATGCGAACTTCGAAGCGATCCCACCCGTGGTGGTGCAGAGCCTGTTGTTCATCGAAAACCGTTTTCTGCTCGACCCCAAGCAACCTCTGGCAAATCCGGCAGTGGACTGGCCACGCTTCGGCATGGCGGCCTGGTCGCAAGTCGCCAAGCTGTTGAGCCTGCCGGGACAATCCGCCGGGGGCAGCACCCTGGCGACACAACTGGAGAAGTACCGTCACTCCCCCGAGGGCCTCACCGTGTCGGGCGGGGAAAAAATCCGCCAGATGATTTCCGCCAGCGTGCGTGCTTACCAGGCGGGCCCGCAGACCCTTGAGGCGCGGCAGCGGATCATCCGCGACTACCTCAACAGCGTGCCGCTCTCCGCCGTGCCGGGGCATGGTGAAGTCCACGGCATGGCCGAAGGCTTGCGGGTCTGGTATGGCGCCGATTTCAAGCGCGCCAATGAACGCTTGTTCAGCACCGCCACCGATCCCAAGAGCCTGGCGGAAAAAGGCCTGGCCCTGCGGGAAATGCTGTCGTTGATGATTGCCCAGCGCCGGCCATCCCATTACCTGTCCAAGGGTCGCGACGAACTGGCGCGCCTGACTGACAGTCACATCCGCCTGTTGGCCCAGAACGGCGTGATCGACGGCGCGCTGTCCGAGGCCGCGCTGGCGGGCAAGGTCAGCTATCGCGACTGGGTCCAGGACCCGACCGTGCAGCCCAACGAAACCAATAAGGGCATCAGCGCCGCCCGCAGTCGCGTCGCCGCGCTGCTCAACCGCCCGCTGTACGACCTCGACCGCCTCGACCTCTCCGCCACCAGCACCTTGCAAAGCGATTTGCAGGCCCAGGCCACCGAGTACCTCAAGCGACTGGCCGACCCGGCCTTCGCCGCCGAGATCGGCCTGATGGGAGAACGCCTGCTGACCCCCACCAGCACTACGCAGGTGCGCTACAGCTTCACCTTGCTTGAACTGACTCCCGATGGCTCGCGTGTGCGGGTACAGACCGACAACACCGACCAGCCCTTCGACATCAACGAAGGCAGCAAGCTGGAACTGGGCTCCACCGCCAAGTTGCGCGTGCTCACTACCTACCTGCAGATCATCGCCGAACTGCACGAACGTTATGCCCAGCAGACCCCGGCAGCGCTGAAGAAAACCGAGATCGCCGAGCAGGATCGCCTGTCCCGCTGGGCGGTGGACTACTTGATTGAAAACACCGACCGCAGCCTGCCGAAGATGCTCGAAGCCGCGTTGGACCGCACCTATTCGGCCAGCCCCGGCGAGGCATTTTTTACCGGCGGCGGGCTGCACACCTTCCACAACTTCCGCAGGGAGGACGACGGCCGCATCCCCACCCTGCGCGATTCCCTGCGCGAATCGATCAACCTGCCGTTCATTCGCTTGATGCGCGATCTGGTGCGCTACACCACTTACGCCGGGCCGAACAACAGCTCCGAATTGCTCAAGGACGACAAGGACCCGCGTCGCCAGGAATACCTGGCCCAGTTCGCGGATCGCGAAGGTACCTCGTTCCTGCTCAAGTTCTGGAAGAGATATCAAAAAAAGGACACCGCCCAGCGCCTCGAAACCTTCCTTGACGGCATGCGTCCCACCGCGATCCGCCTGGCCGCCGTGCACCGCTACTTCTTTCCCAACGACAGCCAGGAAAGCTTCAACCGCTTCGTGCGCGCGCATTTGAAGTCAGCCAAGGGCGCCGGAAAACTCACCGACGAACGCCTCGAACGGCTCTATCAAAGCTATGGCCCCGGCGCCTACGACCTACCGGACCAAGGCTTCATCGCCAAGGTCCACCCATTGGACTTGTGGTTGATGGGCTACCTGCTCAACAACCCGGAGGCCAAGTTCAGCCAGATCGTCAAGGCCAGCCAGTTCGAGCGCCAGGAAGTCTACAGTTGGTTGTTCAAGAGTCGGCACAAGAGCGCCCGCGATAGCCGCATCCGTACCATGCTCGAAATTGAAGCCTTCCTCGATATCCATCAACGCTGGCAGCAAGTCGGTTACCCGTTCGATCATCTGGTGCCATCGCTGGCCACCGCCATCGGCAGCTCCGGCGACCGCCCCGCCGCGCTTGCGGAACTGGTGGGCACGATACTCAATGACGGCGTCCGCCGCCCCGCGTTGCGTGTCGACAGCCTGCAGTTCGCCGTCGATACGCCCTATGAAACGCGGCTGGTCAGCAACCCGGAAAACGGCAAGCGTGTGATGCCGGTAGAAGTGGCCCGGGCGTTGCGCAGTGCTTTATCCCAGGTGGTGGATGCCGGTACCGCGAAACGCGTGGCCGGCAGTTTCAAACTGGCCGACGGCACGCCGCTGGCCATGGGTGGCAAGACCGGCACCGGCGACAACCGCATCGAAGCGGTCGGATCGGGCGGTCGGGTGATCAGCTCCAAATCAATCAACCGCACCGCCACCTTCGTGTTCTACATCGGCGACAACCATTTCGGCACCCTCACCGCCTTCGTGCCAGGCGCATCGGCGCAGAATTTCAAGTTCACGTCGGCCTTGCCGGTGCAGGTGCTCAAGGGCATGGCGCCGTTTCTCTCGCCGTACTTGCAGCCAGGGACTCATACCCAGTGCAAGCCATTGGTGGCGAAGCAGTGA